The following are encoded together in the Anaerostipes caccae L1-92 genome:
- a CDS encoding amidohydrolase: MDKIYYNGDILTMEDTRTEPEAVLISDGFIAFTGSLKEAVRAAHQPEMTDLDGKTLMPAFIDGHSHISLVAQFSQFADLSGCESFSDIKMRLAAFQKEKKIGEDGAVIGVGYDHNFLKEKRHPDKYILDEVSDHIPVFVLHASGHMGVGNSALLKEAGIDASAPDMEGSRFGRIPGSMEPDGYAEETKALNLLLARVYAKIPGDPKAQIEKAQELYLSHGITTIQDGAASGQDVETLFEAAKEGLLKADVVSYVLVGEEPEKLEQEYAELKKAYWNHLKLGGRKVILDGSPQGKTAWLSKPYAGEEEYRGYPAMEQEKVQTYIRNAIENGVQILAHCNGDAAAQQWIDSFEKAMEQCGVSKEDDLRPVMIHCQTVRKDQLLRMKNIGMIPSMFVDHVYYWGDIHLKNLGEERAEAISPAKSAFEQGLCVNFHQDSPVVPPDMLHTVWCAVNRETREGKILGEEERVDVFEALKAVTINGAYAYFEEDKKGSITEGKLADLVILDRNPLKTPVSELKDIKVTETLKEGETVYRKC; the protein is encoded by the coding sequence ATGGACAAGATATACTATAATGGGGATATTCTTACTATGGAAGACACCCGGACAGAGCCGGAGGCAGTTTTGATATCGGACGGCTTCATTGCATTCACAGGAAGCCTGAAAGAAGCAGTGAGGGCTGCACATCAGCCGGAGATGACAGATCTTGACGGGAAGACCCTGATGCCGGCATTTATAGACGGACACAGTCATATTTCTCTTGTGGCCCAATTTTCACAGTTTGCTGATCTGTCCGGATGCGAAAGCTTTTCAGACATCAAAATGCGCCTGGCTGCATTTCAGAAGGAAAAGAAGATTGGTGAAGACGGCGCTGTCATAGGTGTGGGGTATGACCATAATTTTCTGAAAGAAAAGAGGCATCCGGATAAATATATATTGGATGAAGTGTCAGATCACATACCAGTATTTGTGCTGCATGCGTCCGGGCATATGGGGGTCGGAAATTCCGCTTTGTTAAAAGAGGCAGGGATCGATGCGTCGGCACCTGATATGGAAGGTTCCAGATTCGGCAGGATACCGGGGTCTATGGAACCGGACGGATATGCGGAAGAGACGAAGGCACTGAACCTGCTTCTGGCCCGGGTATACGCAAAGATTCCAGGGGACCCGAAAGCACAGATAGAGAAAGCCCAGGAGCTTTACCTGTCCCACGGAATTACTACGATCCAGGACGGTGCGGCATCCGGACAGGATGTGGAGACTTTGTTTGAGGCCGCAAAAGAAGGGCTGCTGAAAGCAGATGTTGTTTCTTATGTCCTCGTCGGAGAAGAACCGGAAAAGCTGGAGCAGGAATATGCAGAACTTAAAAAAGCATACTGGAATCACTTGAAACTGGGCGGCCGGAAAGTGATCCTGGACGGATCTCCACAGGGAAAGACCGCATGGCTGTCGAAACCCTATGCGGGAGAAGAAGAATACCGGGGATATCCGGCAATGGAACAGGAGAAAGTACAGACATATATCCGGAATGCCATAGAAAACGGTGTTCAGATCCTCGCCCACTGCAACGGAGACGCGGCTGCCCAGCAGTGGATAGACAGTTTTGAAAAGGCCATGGAACAGTGCGGTGTCTCAAAAGAAGATGATTTGAGACCGGTCATGATTCACTGCCAGACCGTGCGGAAAGATCAGCTTCTCAGGATGAAAAATATCGGAATGATCCCGTCGATGTTTGTAGACCATGTTTACTACTGGGGTGACATTCATTTAAAGAATCTGGGAGAAGAAAGGGCAGAAGCCATAAGTCCTGCCAAGTCTGCATTTGAGCAGGGGCTTTGTGTGAATTTTCATCAGGACTCTCCGGTTGTCCCTCCGGATATGCTGCATACAGTCTGGTGCGCAGTAAACCGGGAGACAAGGGAGGGAAAGATCCTTGGAGAGGAAGAACGGGTCGATGTCTTCGAGGCACTGAAAGCCGTGACGATCAACGGGGCCTATGCCTATTTTGAAGAAGACAAAAAAGGGAGTATCACGGAAGGAAAACTTGCAGACCTTGTGATCCTCGATCGGAATCCACTGAAAACGCCTGTATCAGAACTGAAAGATATCAAGGTGACGGAGACGCTGAAGGAGGGGGAGACTGTGTACCGGAAATGCTAG
- a CDS encoding LacI family DNA-binding transcriptional regulator produces the protein MASKKKVTTKDIAKHANVSQSAVSMILNKKSNVSFSEETRLKVLNAAKELGYEKRKKKETQLVGLSKVIVIMCPFLSNHYYSILVHSITERAHDYGYVTFAAPTLRNPNTEQFYLNMIQDFDAAGIVYLYPTSWLEDVNDMSKHIPVINIGDKNDDIMFDSIHVSSTKPAYLVAEHLLSLGHRKITYVSTPMSTIERSRSKRFEGLKKAFYEHGFDPENVTCRSVSTGEYNTLSPNMLEYSCGFNLTKEILAEGTDSTAFVAYNDMVALGILDALFDMKYKVPNDFSVCGFDNIPMADMRRISLTTVEHSIEAKGREAVDIIVRHRESKTKNKPRSFVTKLEFEPFIVKRNSTGKARNT, from the coding sequence ATGGCTTCAAAAAAAAAGGTCACAACAAAAGATATCGCAAAACATGCAAATGTTTCCCAGTCTGCAGTGTCAATGATTCTGAACAAAAAAAGCAATGTCTCCTTTTCCGAGGAGACAAGGCTCAAAGTTTTAAATGCGGCAAAAGAACTCGGATATGAAAAAAGAAAAAAAAAGGAGACTCAGCTCGTAGGGCTTTCCAAGGTGATTGTCATCATGTGCCCTTTCTTATCCAATCACTATTACTCGATTCTCGTCCATTCCATCACAGAGCGCGCCCACGACTATGGATATGTCACCTTCGCGGCCCCTACTCTGAGGAATCCCAACACCGAGCAGTTCTACCTGAATATGATCCAGGATTTTGACGCGGCAGGCATTGTCTATCTTTACCCGACTTCCTGGCTTGAAGATGTTAACGATATGTCCAAACATATTCCCGTCATCAACATCGGGGATAAAAATGACGACATCATGTTTGACTCCATCCATGTCAGCAGCACCAAGCCGGCCTATCTGGTGGCAGAACATCTTCTCTCCCTCGGGCACCGGAAGATCACCTACGTATCCACGCCTATGAGCACGATCGAGCGTTCCCGTTCTAAGCGCTTTGAGGGACTGAAAAAGGCCTTCTATGAGCATGGTTTTGATCCGGAAAATGTCACCTGCCGCTCTGTGTCGACCGGAGAGTACAACACCCTTTCCCCGAATATGCTGGAGTACTCCTGCGGCTTTAACCTGACCAAAGAAATCCTTGCCGAGGGAACAGATTCCACTGCGTTTGTGGCTTACAACGACATGGTCGCCCTGGGGATCTTAGACGCTCTTTTTGATATGAAATACAAGGTTCCGAATGATTTCTCTGTCTGCGGCTTCGACAACATCCCCATGGCAGACATGCGCAGGATCTCCCTTACAACGGTGGAACATTCCATCGAGGCAAAGGGGCGGGAGGCCGTGGACATCATCGTGCGGCACAGGGAATCCAAGACAAAAAATAAGCCGAGGAGCTTCGTTACGAAACTCGAGTTTGAGCCTTTCATCGTCAAGAGAAACAGCACCGGGAAAGCCAGGAACACCTAG
- the purB gene encoding adenylosuccinate lyase yields MNDKYQSPLSERYASKEMQYIFSPDMKFKTWRKLWIALAEVEKELGLSITQEQIDELKEHAEDINYDVAKEREKLVRHDVMSHVYAYGQQCPNAKGIIHLGATSCYVGDNTDIIIMTEALKLVKKKLVNVIAELSKFALEYKDLPTLGFTHFQPAQPTTVGKRASLWLMDLVYDLEDLDHVIDNMRLLGSKGTTGTQASFLELFEGDHETIKKIDGMIAEKMGYEKCQPVSGQTYSRKIDSRVLNVLSGIAQSAHKFSNDIRLLQHLKEVEEPFEKNQIGSSAMAYKRNPMRSERMASLADYVISDAMNPALVASTQWFERTLDDSANKRLSVPEGFLAIDGILDLYLNVVDGLVVYPKVIESRLMKELPFMATENIMMDAAKAGGDRQELHEKIRVHSMAAGKVVKEEGKENDLLERIANDPSFGMTMEQLEAIMEPKNFVGRAPQQTEEFVSEVIQPILDENKEMLGMTAEITV; encoded by the coding sequence ATGAACGATAAATATCAGAGCCCCTTATCCGAACGATATGCCAGCAAAGAGATGCAGTATATCTTTTCACCGGATATGAAGTTCAAAACATGGAGGAAACTGTGGATCGCACTGGCCGAAGTGGAAAAGGAACTGGGACTTTCTATTACACAGGAGCAGATTGACGAGCTGAAAGAACATGCAGAAGACATTAACTATGATGTCGCAAAAGAGCGTGAGAAATTAGTCCGTCATGATGTGATGTCCCATGTCTATGCCTATGGACAGCAGTGTCCTAACGCTAAAGGCATTATCCACCTGGGAGCCACCTCCTGCTATGTCGGAGACAATACAGACATTATCATCATGACAGAGGCATTAAAGCTTGTGAAGAAAAAGCTTGTGAATGTGATCGCCGAGCTTTCCAAGTTTGCTCTGGAATACAAGGACCTTCCGACCCTTGGCTTTACCCATTTTCAGCCAGCACAGCCGACTACAGTTGGGAAACGGGCAAGCCTCTGGCTGATGGATCTTGTGTATGATCTGGAGGATCTTGACCATGTGATCGATAATATGCGTCTTCTCGGGTCCAAGGGAACGACCGGGACTCAGGCAAGCTTTCTGGAACTGTTTGAGGGTGACCATGAGACGATCAAAAAGATCGACGGCATGATTGCCGAAAAAATGGGATATGAGAAGTGCCAGCCGGTATCCGGCCAGACCTATTCAAGGAAGATTGATTCCAGAGTGCTGAACGTTTTAAGCGGCATCGCACAGTCTGCGCACAAGTTCTCCAATGATATCCGCCTCCTTCAGCATTTGAAAGAGGTAGAGGAGCCGTTTGAGAAGAACCAGATCGGATCTTCTGCTATGGCATACAAGAGAAATCCGATGAGAAGCGAACGTATGGCTTCCCTGGCTGACTATGTGATCTCCGATGCCATGAATCCTGCGCTCGTAGCTTCTACCCAGTGGTTTGAGAGGACTCTGGACGATTCTGCCAATAAGCGTCTTTCTGTACCGGAAGGATTCCTTGCAATTGACGGCATCCTGGATCTGTACCTGAACGTCGTGGATGGTCTGGTCGTTTATCCTAAGGTTATTGAAAGCCGTCTTATGAAAGAACTTCCGTTTATGGCAACGGAAAATATCATGATGGACGCAGCAAAAGCAGGCGGAGACCGCCAGGAACTTCATGAGAAGATCCGTGTACATTCTATGGCGGCCGGAAAAGTGGTCAAAGAAGAAGGGAAAGAAAACGACCTGCTGGAGAGGATTGCGAACGATCCTTCTTTCGGAATGACGATGGAACAGCTGGAAGCGATCATGGAACCGAAAAACTTCGTGGGACGTGCACCACAGCAGACAGAGGAATTTGTCAGCGAAGTCATTCAGCCGATCCTGGATGAAAATAAAGAAATGCTCGGAATGACAGCCGAGATCACGGTATAA
- the purC gene encoding phosphoribosylaminoimidazolesuccinocarboxamide synthase, with protein sequence MEKQELLYEGKAKKVFTTEDPDLLIVDYKDDATAFNGEKKGTIIGKGVVNNRMSNYMFKMLEEKGVPTHYVQELSDRETVVKKVEIVPLEVIIRNVAAGSFSKRLGIEEGFELLEPTLEFSYKDDDLGDPLINEYFAYAIGISNRKEVERITEYAFKVNEALIEEFKKIGIKLVDFKIEFGRYKDEIILADEISPDTCRLWDLETNQKLDKDRFRRDLGDVEEAYEEVYRRLGL encoded by the coding sequence ATGGAGAAACAGGAATTATTATATGAAGGAAAGGCAAAGAAAGTATTTACAACAGAAGATCCGGATTTATTAATTGTCGACTATAAAGATGATGCGACAGCGTTCAACGGAGAGAAAAAAGGAACGATCATCGGAAAAGGTGTTGTAAATAACCGCATGTCCAACTACATGTTCAAGATGCTGGAAGAAAAAGGTGTTCCGACTCACTATGTACAGGAACTCAGCGATCGTGAAACCGTTGTAAAAAAGGTAGAGATCGTACCTTTGGAAGTGATTATCCGCAACGTGGCGGCAGGAAGCTTTTCTAAAAGACTTGGAATTGAAGAAGGGTTTGAATTGTTAGAGCCAACCCTTGAGTTCAGCTACAAAGATGATGATCTTGGAGATCCATTGATTAACGAATATTTTGCTTATGCTATCGGTATTTCCAACCGCAAAGAAGTAGAACGTATCACAGAGTATGCATTTAAAGTAAACGAGGCATTGATTGAGGAATTTAAGAAGATCGGCATTAAACTGGTTGACTTTAAGATTGAATTCGGCCGTTATAAAGATGAGATCATCTTAGCAGATGAGATTTCTCCGGACACATGCCGTCTTTGGGATTTAGAGACAAACCAGAAATTAGACAAAGACCGTTTCCGCAGAGATTTAGGGGACGTGGAAGAGGCATACGAAGAAGTATACAGAAGACTTGGCTTATAA
- a CDS encoding diacylglycerol/lipid kinase family protein, producing MYYFIVNPNAGSRKGMRCWEEIKPYLLEEGIVFRELLTKGEGDAARFAERITEKGRPDVIVAVGGDGTLHETVSGMKKGTEAKLAFIPAGSGNDFARGMGYSKDPKERLRSILADENGAVINVGSTFAPDASGCFLVSSGIGYDARVCHMVNHAKTKKLMNRLHMGKLTYLGIGLRGLFAAELFEMRLVLDDSREEIFHDVLFASVHNLPYEGGGLKFSPDARPDDGFLNLCIVAGISKAKMIRLLSRVPGGKHIGCPGVYSFRCRKAEFFMEKPQFFHMDGEVPGQSCHVTAEIGSENLQILG from the coding sequence ATGTATTATTTTATTGTAAATCCAAACGCAGGTTCCAGAAAAGGAATGCGCTGCTGGGAGGAGATCAAGCCATATCTGCTGGAAGAAGGGATCGTATTCCGTGAACTCCTGACAAAAGGAGAAGGTGATGCCGCGAGATTTGCAGAGCGGATCACGGAGAAAGGCAGGCCGGATGTGATCGTAGCGGTGGGCGGCGACGGGACACTTCATGAGACGGTTTCGGGAATGAAAAAAGGAACAGAGGCGAAGCTTGCTTTCATTCCCGCAGGGTCCGGCAATGACTTTGCCAGGGGGATGGGGTATTCAAAAGACCCGAAAGAGAGACTCAGGAGCATCTTAGCAGATGAGAACGGGGCCGTGATCAATGTGGGGAGCACTTTTGCTCCCGATGCCTCCGGGTGTTTCCTCGTCAGCTCCGGGATAGGATATGACGCACGGGTCTGCCATATGGTCAATCACGCAAAGACAAAAAAGCTGATGAACCGGCTCCACATGGGAAAACTGACTTATCTGGGGATCGGTCTTCGCGGCCTGTTTGCGGCTGAACTGTTTGAGATGCGGCTGGTTCTTGATGATTCCAGAGAAGAAATATTTCACGATGTGCTGTTTGCATCGGTCCATAACCTGCCTTATGAGGGCGGGGGCCTGAAATTTTCACCGGATGCCCGGCCGGATGACGGTTTTCTGAATCTGTGTATTGTGGCAGGCATATCAAAGGCAAAGATGATTCGTCTGCTGTCCAGAGTACCCGGAGGAAAGCATATTGGCTGTCCGGGTGTTTACAGCTTCCGCTGCCGGAAGGCAGAATTTTTTATGGAGAAACCTCAGTTTTTTCATATGGACGGAGAAGTACCGGGGCAGTCATGCCACGTGACGGCAGAAATCGGCTCTGAAAATTTGCAGATTTTGGGCTGA
- the purF gene encoding amidophosphoribosyltransferase, with amino-acid sequence MDIERFDKLGEECGVFGVYDFDGNDVASTIYYGLFALQHRGQESCGIAVSDTNGPKGKVSSRKGMGLCNEVFTQESLGELKGDIGVGHVRYSTAGQSCPENAQPLVLNYVKGTLGLAHNGNLINALELRHELEYSGAIFQTTIDSEVIAYHIARERVNTHSVEDAVAKAIRKIKGAYSLVVMSPRKLIGARDPYGFKPLCIGKRDNAYILASETCALDTVGAEFIRDVEPGEIVTITKDGIQSDCSMCLPKGEAARCVFEYIYFARPDSCIDGVSVYQSRLQAGKYLAIDSPVDADIVVGVPESGNAAALGYSLESGIPYGTAFVKNTYVGRTFIKPKQSSRESSVQVKLNVLKESVRGKRVIMIDDSIVRGTTSDRIISMLREAGASEVHVRISSPPFLWPCYFGTDVPAREQLIAYNRSIDEICDLIGADSLGYLKTERLEQLSEGLPICKGCFTGEYPMEPPKDDIRGDYDK; translated from the coding sequence ATGGACATAGAACGTTTTGACAAGTTAGGAGAAGAGTGCGGCGTCTTCGGAGTCTATGATTTTGACGGCAATGACGTGGCTTCTACAATTTATTATGGTTTATTTGCGCTTCAGCACCGGGGACAGGAGAGCTGCGGAATCGCGGTTTCCGATACCAACGGTCCGAAAGGGAAGGTTTCTTCCAGAAAAGGCATGGGACTTTGCAATGAAGTCTTTACTCAGGAGTCGTTAGGCGAACTGAAAGGCGATATTGGTGTCGGCCATGTCAGATATTCTACTGCAGGACAGAGCTGTCCCGAGAATGCGCAGCCGCTCGTATTAAATTATGTCAAAGGTACTCTGGGCCTGGCCCACAATGGTAATCTGATCAATGCGCTGGAGTTAAGGCATGAACTGGAATATTCCGGGGCTATTTTTCAGACAACCATAGATTCTGAAGTGATCGCTTATCATATTGCCCGGGAGAGGGTCAATACCCACAGCGTGGAAGACGCAGTGGCAAAGGCCATCCGCAAGATAAAGGGCGCATACTCTCTTGTGGTGATGTCTCCGAGAAAGCTCATCGGGGCAAGAGATCCATATGGCTTTAAGCCGCTCTGCATCGGAAAGAGGGATAATGCCTACATCCTGGCATCTGAGACCTGTGCTCTGGATACGGTAGGGGCTGAGTTCATCCGGGATGTGGAGCCGGGTGAGATCGTTACGATCACAAAAGACGGCATTCAGTCGGACTGCAGTATGTGCCTTCCAAAGGGAGAAGCTGCCAGATGTGTTTTTGAATACATCTATTTTGCGCGGCCGGACAGCTGTATTGACGGAGTCAGCGTGTACCAGTCAAGGCTTCAGGCGGGAAAGTATCTGGCGATTGATTCACCGGTGGATGCGGACATCGTCGTGGGTGTGCCGGAATCCGGCAATGCCGCTGCACTGGGCTACTCTCTGGAATCGGGGATTCCTTATGGAACAGCTTTTGTGAAAAATACTTATGTGGGACGGACATTTATTAAACCGAAACAGAGCAGCCGGGAGTCCAGCGTGCAGGTTAAGCTGAATGTCTTAAAAGAATCTGTGAGAGGAAAGAGAGTCATCATGATCGACGACTCTATCGTCCGGGGCACGACCAGCGACCGGATCATCTCCATGCTCAGAGAGGCGGGAGCCAGTGAGGTTCACGTAAGGATCAGTTCACCGCCGTTCTTATGGCCGTGTTATTTCGGGACCGATGTTCCTGCCAGAGAGCAGCTGATCGCGTATAACCGAAGCATTGATGAAATTTGTGATCTGATCGGAGCGGACAGCCTGGGCTACTTAAAGACTGAGAGATTGGAACAGCTCTCTGAGGGGCTGCCGATCTGCAAAGGCTGTTTTACGGGAGAATATCCGATGGAACCGCCGAAGGATGATATTCGCGGAGATTACGACAAATAA
- a CDS encoding glycoside hydrolase family 3 protein yields MMKRRITCMLLALCLLLCGCNIDGKKDYTKTEDLDEATLQGMAKDITKEMTLKQKIGQLFMVSMYSLDDSGSKNQTKITGTMKKTMKKYPVGGIILFSKNVSSEKQLKQLTKDLQSVSHVPLFIAADEEGGSVSRIASKLPDAVSQYPDAREIGETYTDRQIAEMGKEQSRQLKALGINMNLAPVADVLSNQYNTEVGNRAFGSDAKEVAAVVKTLVKNMQKQQISATLKHFPGSGDALGDTHRGAAETKQSIQELRKKEFLPFESGMDADADAVMVSHLILTNVTDEKEPCSLSERVISDILRDELEYEGLILTDAMNMNSITDSYTSGEAAVKAIKAGVNIVVMPEDLGQAFKAVKRAVKDGKIEESVIDKAVRRILYTKLKRGVIPPDTKLLEDNQ; encoded by the coding sequence ATGATGAAAAGACGTATTACATGCATGCTGCTGGCACTCTGTCTTTTGTTATGCGGGTGCAACATTGACGGCAAAAAGGACTATACAAAAACAGAAGATCTGGACGAGGCTACCCTTCAGGGCATGGCAAAGGATATCACGAAGGAGATGACACTGAAACAGAAGATCGGACAGCTCTTTATGGTATCCATGTACTCGCTGGATGATTCGGGAAGCAAGAACCAGACCAAAATAACCGGAACGATGAAGAAGACCATGAAGAAGTATCCTGTGGGAGGGATCATTCTGTTTTCAAAGAATGTCAGTTCCGAAAAACAATTAAAGCAGCTGACCAAAGATCTGCAGAGTGTTTCTCATGTACCGCTGTTTATAGCGGCAGACGAAGAAGGCGGCAGTGTTTCGAGAATCGCCTCAAAGCTTCCGGATGCAGTCAGCCAGTATCCTGACGCGAGGGAGATCGGGGAGACTTATACAGACCGGCAGATCGCAGAGATGGGGAAGGAACAGAGCAGACAGCTCAAGGCCCTCGGAATCAATATGAATCTGGCGCCGGTGGCCGATGTGCTCTCCAATCAATACAACACGGAGGTCGGAAACCGGGCTTTCGGCTCTGATGCCAAAGAAGTAGCTGCTGTTGTTAAGACGCTTGTAAAAAATATGCAGAAGCAGCAGATCTCAGCCACGTTAAAGCATTTTCCGGGAAGCGGTGATGCCCTTGGAGATACTCACAGGGGAGCGGCGGAGACCAAGCAGTCCATTCAGGAGCTGAGAAAAAAAGAGTTTCTTCCATTTGAAAGCGGTATGGATGCAGACGCGGATGCCGTCATGGTTTCCCATCTGATCCTAACTAATGTGACGGATGAGAAAGAGCCGTGCAGTTTAAGTGAGCGGGTGATATCAGACATCCTGAGAGACGAGCTTGAGTACGAGGGGCTCATTTTAACCGATGCCATGAATATGAATTCCATTACTGACAGTTATACCTCAGGGGAAGCGGCGGTGAAAGCCATAAAAGCGGGTGTGAACATTGTCGTCATGCCGGAGGATTTGGGACAGGCATTCAAGGCCGTGAAGCGTGCAGTGAAAGATGGAAAGATCGAGGAATCCGTCATTGACAAGGCCGTAAGAAGGATCCTCTACACCAAACTGAAACGGGGTGTGATACCGCCGGATACCAAGCTTCTTGAGGATAACCAATAA
- a CDS encoding sensor histidine kinase, with product MDTKWKKWINSGLIAAVIIAMVGGVLFGIYQMHTMDNYNDGLDFTTIKKGERMEDSDYYVHAVQRILSKWVKANNLMDQNYDDVESELPSNLENEIFVKAKLTIQPYGKKAVTKEYGADAKTARKPVFKKKIVINRNDTLGYGLNPNKSIRAKYSSNANMDEAYYDSEDNIMSPSDFYNISGNSMNRGSLSLPQTFFIDDAKQQRLESAVIEVGFYDGYYNALNKHYKTFPDVRKEMMIKLSILLGAEVLGLLALSVLFALQKSRARFFENMDRIWYEVILCVIGFGLFMGTGTVAAASIGALQQEELIPIMTFAGIVLLMIGLVLSVCLQTTVWRLKEGTFLEHTLCVGTARRWYRRNRQRRVAEKEALEFADRLAVERLSIYRKGKYLMLAIFFAGLFMIGWSPLLAVIALCVGVLGMKYLGEHFDEVARQQRDLGKLIRQIERISEGDLKADADIPKESLYYNASKQLSNIGSGLDKSLQDQMKGERMKIDLITNVSHDLKTPLTSIISYVDLLARDESLSPEARDYVTILNQKTERLKNTIADLFELAKSTSGEAKVTLEPMDLKKLMEQTLEDMSDQIRESGFKVKFQCDAEHTKFKGDVNRMYRVVQNILENALKYSLKGTRIFATISNQGSRVCLTVQNTSGYEMDFTEEEIMERFYRGEKSRTSEGNGLGLSIADSFTANCGGEFKIEIDGDQFKAMILFPILP from the coding sequence TTGGATACAAAATGGAAAAAATGGATTAACAGCGGACTGATCGCTGCGGTGATCATCGCCATGGTGGGCGGAGTGCTGTTCGGCATCTATCAGATGCATACCATGGATAATTATAATGACGGACTGGATTTCACAACGATCAAAAAAGGTGAGCGGATGGAAGACTCCGATTACTATGTGCACGCCGTCCAGAGGATTTTAAGCAAATGGGTGAAAGCGAATAATCTGATGGATCAGAATTATGATGATGTTGAATCAGAACTTCCGTCCAACCTTGAAAACGAAATTTTTGTAAAGGCAAAACTTACGATTCAGCCCTACGGCAAAAAAGCCGTGACGAAAGAATACGGTGCCGATGCCAAGACAGCAAGAAAACCTGTATTTAAGAAAAAGATCGTGATCAACAGAAACGATACGCTGGGGTATGGATTGAATCCCAACAAAAGCATAAGAGCAAAATATTCAAGTAATGCAAATATGGATGAGGCCTATTATGATTCCGAAGATAATATTATGTCACCGTCGGATTTTTACAATATCAGCGGAAACTCTATGAACAGGGGAAGCCTTTCCCTGCCACAGACATTTTTCATTGACGATGCCAAGCAGCAGAGGCTGGAATCAGCAGTGATCGAAGTAGGCTTTTACGATGGGTATTATAACGCGCTGAATAAACACTATAAGACATTTCCTGATGTGAGGAAAGAAATGATGATCAAGCTGTCCATCTTATTGGGAGCAGAGGTATTGGGACTGCTTGCTCTGTCCGTGCTGTTTGCACTTCAGAAAAGCCGCGCACGCTTTTTTGAGAATATGGACCGTATCTGGTATGAGGTGATCCTATGCGTTATTGGCTTCGGCCTGTTCATGGGAACAGGAACAGTGGCGGCTGCATCCATCGGTGCTCTTCAGCAGGAAGAACTGATACCGATTATGACATTTGCGGGGATCGTACTGCTGATGATCGGGCTTGTACTTTCTGTCTGCCTGCAGACAACGGTCTGGCGCCTGAAGGAAGGGACATTTTTAGAACACACACTTTGTGTGGGTACGGCCCGGAGATGGTACCGCAGGAACAGGCAGAGACGGGTGGCCGAGAAAGAAGCTCTGGAGTTTGCAGACCGTCTGGCTGTGGAACGGCTTTCGATCTACCGAAAAGGAAAATACCTCATGCTTGCAATTTTCTTTGCAGGGCTGTTTATGATCGGCTGGTCGCCTCTTCTGGCAGTAATCGCGCTCTGTGTCGGTGTACTTGGCATGAAATATCTGGGAGAACATTTTGATGAGGTTGCGAGGCAGCAGAGGGATCTCGGGAAACTGATCCGGCAGATCGAGAGGATCTCGGAGGGAGATCTGAAAGCCGATGCAGACATACCGAAAGAATCCCTGTATTATAACGCGTCGAAACAGCTGAGCAACATCGGAAGCGGCCTGGACAAATCCCTCCAGGACCAGATGAAAGGGGAACGCATGAAGATCGACCTGATCACAAATGTATCCCATGATCTGAAAACGCCGCTCACGTCGATCATCAGCTATGTGGATCTTCTTGCAAGAGATGAGTCACTTTCTCCTGAGGCGAGGGATTATGTGACCATATTGAATCAGAAAACAGAGAGACTGAAAAATACGATCGCTGATCTGTTTGAACTTGCAAAATCCACCAGCGGTGAGGCCAAGGTTACATTGGAGCCGATGGATCTTAAAAAACTGATGGAACAGACTCTGGAGGATATGAGCGATCAGATCAGAGAGTCCGGCTTTAAAGTGAAATTTCAGTGTGATGCAGAGCATACGAAATTTAAGGGGGATGTGAACCGCATGTACCGGGTAGTGCAGAATATACTGGAAAATGCACTGAAGTATTCCCTGAAAGGTACAAGGATTTTTGCCACGATCTCAAATCAGGGCAGCAGAGTCTGCCTGACGGTCCAGAATACGTCCGGTTATGAAATGGACTTTACGGAGGAGGAGATCATGGAGCGCTTTTACAGAGGAGAAAAATCCAGGACCAGTGAAGGAAACGGCCTGGGACTCTCGATCGCAGACAGCTTTACTGCAAACTGCGGGGGAGAATTTAAGATCGAGATCGACGGAGATCAGTTTAAGGCTATGATCCTGTTCCCGATCCTTCCGTAG